Below is a window of Drosophila miranda strain MSH22 chromosome 3, D.miranda_PacBio2.1, whole genome shotgun sequence DNA.
TAGTAAGAGATGTCCACTTACCGTGGAGAACGTGGCGTGGAAGGTGCGACGCTCGAACTTCAGACCCTCCTGGAGTGTGGTCTCGTAGGCCGTGTTCACCGACTCCTTGCACAGCTGAACAATCAGGCTCGAGTGGGTGCCAATTTTCTCAGCAAGTTTGATCGCCTCGGCGAGCAGCTGATCAGCTGGAACGACCTTGCTGGCCAGACCGAGCTTCTCGGCTTCCTGGGCACTGATCATGTTGCCAGTGAGGCACATCTCCATGGCCTTGGACTTGCCCACGACGCGAGTGAGGCGTTGGGTGCCGCCAGCTCCGGGAATGGTGCCCAGAGCGATCTCAGGCTGGCCAAACTTGGCCTTGTCGCCGGCATAGATGATGTCACACATCATGGCTAGCTCACAGCCGCCACCTAGGGCATAGCCATTCACAGCAGCAATGATGGGCTTCTGGGTGCGTGCCACCTCAACCCAGTCATTGAGGAAGTTTCCTTGAATGCACTGCGAGTAGGTGTTTCCCACCATCTCCTTGATGTCAGCGCCGGCGGCGAAGGCCTTCTCACTGCCAGTCAGCACAATGGCGGCGATGCTCTTGTCCTTGGAAAACTGCTGCAGAGCGGTGGAGATTTCCTTCATGAGGCCGTTGCAGAGGGCATTCAGTGCCTTGGGACGGTTCAGTGTGATCACGGCCACATTTTTCTTCTCCCCCGTCACATCGGTCTTAATGAACTCCCAGTTACTGCCCGCTGCGGAGTGAAAGAGATGGCCTTATGAGGTGATCTGATTACGCAACGAAGAACGTTTGGGACCGGCGATGAAAAAAACCCGAAAATTCGCAAGTGCCGTCAAAAGTGAAGCTGGGAATGGTCATTCGCTGCAGTTCGTTACAGCTGTGGACTTTGCTCCCATGCATTTTATACTTACAGGAAACGCTGCGGCTGAATCTGGCGGCCACCTGTGGCTGTCTGCCGGCAGTCTGGAGCACGTTCTGGGCGCGGGAAGCGAAGATCTTAGCAAAATTGGCCATGTTGAAAGAAATTGTCGCCGACTGCAAATGCAATTGGTTATCTAATGACGCAGGAATCTAGTTTGAAACCAAATGATGATGCTTACGCTTGGAGCACTGGAACAATAATGTGGGGCTATAGGCACAGTGTGATTTTGCTTGGTATTTTAAAACATGATACGCGCATActtttgtataccctatttcgttaattttatatgaagataaaacgtaatttataaagaccttttctcaaattgatatgctttagacatattcatgtatatTATTAGTATCTTCTATATATTTATCTCGATGCTGATACCTACggagcctgggatgacaaacattttctcaattctataatattCTTTTCCCTAGGGTATGAGAATTAGTTCTGCCGGGAAtcattgttgtcaaccggttatTAAGACAAATTCCTGGTTTATGATCTTCCGTTGAATATTACTAACTATATAGATCTCTCAGCTTTGCTCACATAAATTTATATGATTgctgaatcaattttctacttgactggcctAATCTAAATACTTGTGTTATTTTTCATTTCTATATAACGTTGAAAATGGAATTTAGTAGATGGATGAAATTGCTATATACCGAGATAATCATGATGCTTTTGACTGACGTCTTACAGCACTAAAGCTAGCCGCACTTCCCAACACTAATCTTTTGCCGTTCTTTTTAAATGTGGTAAGCGTTTAATACTTTAGTTTTAATAGTAGTTTAAATTTCAATAACGAGTTTCTTTTAGACCTTGGCTACATCCGACGGCCTTGGAGGATTGGCTGGAGTGTCGACAAGCCAAATTTGCTCTTCACGCGGCCTATAGCGGTCGTCTCTGCGTACCTTGTAGATAAGCACCAACAGGACGACGATCAGGAAGGCAAATATTGTTATGAACAGACTAGAAACGAATGCTGTGGGAGCTGCAAGTGAGcgatttaaataatattaatatatataaaactTCGGTTTGTCTTCCACTTACTTTCACAGTATGGAAACTGATGCAGCCACTGGGGTGCATTGCAGATATTCTCGTAATCTCCTTTGAGCAAATGATCTGCTGGGCAGTCATAGTGAATCCTCGTGTCATTGGGTACTTTCGTGCCCGCATGTAGGACTGCACTGTTtgaatattttattattagaTTGACTATCTGGGGTACCACGCACTTGTCGTCTTCCTGCCGAGGAGGCAGTTCTCCCATTGATATTGTCGATTTTATCAATACTAAGTCGTTCTCTGTAGTTGTAGTTTGGTTGATAGTGGAGCTGGCTATGGCCACGCCCTCGCATAGGGTGTCCAGCTCATCATCCCCATCCAGACAATCTTTTTTTCCATCGCAAAGCTTTGAATAGGGTACGCATTGGCCGGATTGGCAGTACATTTCCCAGTTGTCGCAGTTGGCTTGCTGCATCTGGGCCCGGCACAGCCATCTTTCCTCATCGGATGCATCCACACAGTCATGCTGGCCATCGCATACTACCGTGCTGGCCACACAAGCCCCATAACTGCAGCGGAAACTATAGCCCGGACACCAGACCTTCCCACACATCTCGACGGTCTCGTCGGAGGCATCCAAGCAATGGGCCCTGCCATCGCATAGCTGATCCAGTTGAATGCAATCGCCGCTACCGCAGCGATGCTTGCACGTTGTGGTGGTATTGTGCGCTCCAGAGAAAACTACGCggaggagaagcagcagaaaaacAGATCGATTCTGATGCGCGGTGGTCATTCTGGCTGGCTTTCGATATTGAGACTGCCGATTCGATTTGATATTCTGGGCTATTATGGCGGAATCTCCTAGAAAGCGAAAAACCCGTTTGATGATGATATGACGATATCATGGCATGGGATTTTTTAAGCTGCTTTAGTGATTACGTTTCGAGTTTTTCCAGCGCCTGTTATAAGCGTAGCTTGTTCATGTATCAATTCATTTATCAGCTGGACTTCCCTCGGGTTATCACAATTTGTTTGACTCCAACAAAGCGGGTTTGTATCGGCTAGAACTGGGGCTGTGCCCACAACATGCAAATTTTAGCATTGATGTTAGAGAGTTCGATGCGTTTTTTGATGCGTATTATACTTTATTGCTCATTGCGAGTAAGTATACTTATGTTAGTGTTAATAAAGTCTTCAAGTTTATAATTGAAATggttaattaaaaaaaaaaacttctCTAGACAGTGTTAGTAGTGGAGTGCACATATAGCTAGAGCTCCTCTCGTATGGCTGGCCGGAAACAAAAACTGAAATACTTGTAGTAAACTTAAGTAACGTGTCAAGGACTTTCGGCGGGGAAAGACCCATGTTCATTTCTTGTGGGCAGATACGGGCGGCGTCCCGTAGAACTTGCGCTTCTTTATGGTCCCCTTGAAGGGAGTTGCTGTAAAAATACAAGAATTTTAATCATTGCAGTGCGCTTAAGGCATTCATCTACTCACCATATATTGAAAACAAGTCCTTGTTGCTGCTGGGCACTCGCTTGACAACGGCTTCTGGCGCACGGGGTGAGTCTATGACAACATACTGCTCCCAAAATGCCACTGGTAGCTCGAGCAATGCTTTCATCACCTGCTTTTGCGTAAAGACCTCTGTGTAGATGGCATGTTGATCGGGATCCGCCGATGAATACCCCACAATGGTGGGTCCAAAGATAAGAGAGATGTTGTCGATCGGCATCAGTACCACAGGGCATTGAGCAATGCGCTGGAAATGCAGAATGAGGAAGGCCAGCGTATCCCGATTGGCTTGCGGCATCTGCTTTACAGACTTGTACAGCATCTCTTGGGACGTTGAAGTGTCTGGATTTTGCACAGCGTTGGCAAAATCTTTCCACTGGCCGGTGGGGATGAGAGGCTCGACGAGAGACCTCAGGAAATCCTTCACACAACAGCAAAGCACATAGATATCCGTCTTGCCTAAATGTGGGGTGGATTTGCCTCGCAAGAACTGCTCTTTGAGGGCTTTGTACTCCCGCTCCGACGAGGACACGCGATAAAGGCCCACTTCGGTGAGGCCGCGCGCCTCAATCTCATTCACACAGTGCACAATCAGTGCTGGAATCATGGGCGCAATCGACGGGGCAAAGTCACTGAGGTAGCCCGTCATTGTCTTTGTCGTTGGTGTTCCCGGTTGGGGCACACAGCTGACTGTGAGCAAATACCGGCAGTCAATATGACAGCGCACTGGGCAGTCCCGACAACGCAAGCCAACAGCGCCGAACCGAATGCTGTAAAGAATAATGTTGAATATATAAACTTATATGGAGAAAATGGTTATATTTATCCTACCGCTTCTGGCACTGCACACAATTGTCACCGCGCAAGAACGTCTTCTGGCTGAAGGTGTGATTCCTCATCAATGGACGGTGCTGACCGGGTGTCCCCGATTCGGCTAGCACATGCGGAGCCATGGCATTCAGCGGAGTTAGTGGTGGAGCTGTGGCCTCTTTAAAGGCGGAGCGTCGAGGCGTCGATACCAAGCCATCGGCAATCCTCTCAGGGGCTCCATCCACTGGAAACGACTCAATGGTTGACTCTGCACGGATCACTCCCTGCCCATCCTGGGGTATGGTGACCTTGGTGGTAGCACAAAAGCGCTCAGCGCCCTGACTTACATTCACTGTATGCTGTTCCACGCCAATGCCAGCACCCGAGCGCCGCATCTTACTTGTGGTTGGCGTGTGCGCCGACATGCTGCCATTCAATCCGGTACTTGTCCGCGATCTCTTGTTGCCCACACTGGGGATCGGGTTCTTGGGTAACGAAGGTCGATGCTCGTGCCAGGACTTGGACGTGCGCACGTCTAGGAAGTCGTCTTCCGAATGTGTGATGGACATGTCCGACAGCATCGAGCCTGTGGAGTTGATATCTCCATAGGATTTGTCCTCCCTGACAGCGTTCAAGGACATGCGCTTCCGGGATGACGGCAATGTGTGAAGAAAGGCCAGCTTATCGCGCGTCTCGTTGTTTAGATTGCGCTCGTGCCGCAACAGATCTGCCACAGCCATTATCTTGCTTTCCATGGCGTCTCTTTCATGCTCGGCCTTGCGGCGAGCCTTGATCTCCATATCGATGATGCGTCGGGCGTGAAACAGCTTGCCTTCCAGATCACCCATCTTGGTAAGCGACTTATCCAGCTCATTTTGTATCCTCGCGGTTTCCGCCGCATACCCTGCGCACTTTTCATGGTACTGCTCGAACATACGCAGGAACCGTAGAAACTCTGCAATATTAATCTATGGCTAGCATGCGTTCCACACAGACTAGATTCGAGTAAATTACTCACCCTCCTCAGCGGTCCCGTCGGTCAGCACTTCAATGCAACGCCGCAGATCATCAAACGACGCCAAGATCGAAAGCGTCATTTTCAGTGTATTACTTTTAACCGTAGATAGAAATCTCTGTACTGGTGCTACTCACGCACTGATTTAGACAATTTTCATACAAATTTGTATTCGTATCTGTATTTGTTTTACAATAAGTGCCAGGCACGCTGCAAGGGACGCTATAATTTTTTCCAAGTGCCGTTGTTTTCAATTCAATGCAGCTGTCTATCGATAACAGGCGGCAACAGGGTTGCATGCCGTTTATTGGCAGTGCTGTACTACACGATTCTACGTAGCGGCTTACAGCACTAGCGGAAAAACATTTGGCTTGAGTTCGATtcgtatatttatttattttaggcACAAAAATGTCTGTTCCTTCTCCCAATCCCGGTCTCAGCTTGCACAGCAAGCGGTGGAATGGTCTGCGGCACATACTGGAGCGCGAGGGACCATTCTGCAAGGATGACTTCACAGCCTCTCCTGACAACTTGGATTTCTTGCAAACGAAATCAAAAGTCCTAATCATCGGTGCCGGCGGTCTGGGCTGTGAGCTGTTGAAGGACTTGGCTCTGATGGGCTTCGGTAATTTGCATGTGATTGACATGGACACCATTGAACTGTCTAATCTGAACAGACAGTTTCTGTTCCGACGAACGGACATTGGATCCTCGAAGGCGGAATGCGCTGCGCGTTTCATCAACGGAAGAGTTCCCACCTGCCGGGTCACGCCGCATTTCAAGAAAATCCAGGACTTTGACGATTCGTTCTATCAGCAGTTTCACCTGATTGTTTGTGGACTAGACTCAATTGTGGCCAGGAGATGGATCAATGGCATGCTGCTATCGATGCTGCGCTACGAGGATGACGGCACAATAGATGTCAGCTCAATTGTGCCCATGATTGATGGTGGTACCGAGGGCTTCAAGGGGAATGCTCGTGTTATATTGCCAGGCTTCACAGCCTGCATCGAGTGCACTCTCGACTTGTTTCCACCACAAGTGAATTATCCCCTGTGTACCATAGCAAATACTCCCCGACTGCCGGAGCATTGCGTTGAGTACGTAAAGCTGATACAGTGGGATAAGGAGAATCCCTTCAGTGTCCCCCTGGACGGAGACGATCCCCAGCACATTGGCTGGATTTACGAAAGAGCGGTGGAGAGGGCCAACGAATTCAACATAACTGGAATCACTTATCGCCTCGTCCAAGGCGTCATTAAGCACATAATTCCTGCAGTAGCCAGCACCAATGCTGTCATTGCTGCTGCCTGTGCTATGGAGGTTTTCAAATTGGCCACCAGTTGCTACGACAGCATGTCGAACTACCTGAACTTCAACGATCTGGATGGCATTTACACGTATACCTATGAACCAGAAAAGTCTGAGAGCTGCCTGGCTTGTAGTAACAAGCCACAACTGCTGCCCATCGAGGATCCCAATACCACCACACTGGATGACGTGATCAAGTCACTCTGCGACTCGCCTCGTTTCCAGCTCAAGAGCCCCGCTCTGACCACTGTGATGAAGGATGGCAAGCAGCGGACTCTCTACATGTCCACAGTAAAGAGTATTGAGGAGGCCACCAGGAAAAACCTTACACAATCCCTGGGCGAATTGGGACTGCAGGATGGACAGCAGCTGACGGTCACCGATCCCACCTCCCCTTCGGCCATGACCCTACAGCTCAAGTATCAAGCAAACGAGGTGGAGATGAACTGAATCATATTCAATCACAAGATACAACAAATTTGTtccgcatacatatataccacATCATGGGTATACAATAAAGCCAAAGGCTAAGAGCCTCAATTAATCTAATTATTCGCTCATGTTTAGAATGAACTTCTTGCCTGTGAATCCCTTGAAATTgagagctgctgctgcggcgtcCTTGAACTTCTCCAGGGGCACCATCTCATGGGTGGGAGCCACGAATTTTCCCTGTTCCATAAGCTCGAATAGTTCCTTGAACATCTGCTTGCGTTCGGGTGTATCGTAGTTCTCCTTGGACCAGCGAGTCATCCAGAAGCCTCTAAATGCAATGTCTTTGAAAATTAGTGGTCCAGTAGCCACCGTAACTGGCTCCCGGGACATGCCCCCGTAGGTAACCATAACGCCGCGGTCATCCAGATGGCGCGACACTTCCGTTGCGCTTTTGCCGCCCACACAGTTGAACGCCAGCTTTGGGCGCTTGACCTTCCCTGTTTTAAAGATGTCACTGGTGCGAACCTCTGCCTCTGTTAGCACCGCCGTGGCACCCAGGCACTCCAGCAGTTGCTTCAGCTCACAAATCTCCGGGCGGTCGCGGACAATGCCAATGCTATTGATGCCCCAGGCGCGGCACAGTTGGTGGACAGCCTGTCCAACAGCGCTGTTGGCTCCATTTTGTATGACTGTGTCCCCCGGTGACAGCTTTACAAAGTCCTTTAGCATGCGATACGCAGTGCACGGATTGACAGTGACGGTGGCCGCCTCTGCCAAGCCAACTTTTTTGGGCACGGTCATAAGCTGATCCTGATTGTAGAGGCCATACGTGGTCCATGTCCCCAGACCTGTAGCCAGAGGTATAACGTGCTCCCCCGATTGCAGGCCCTTGACATTCTCCCCGACACAGATAACCTCGCCTACGAATTCATTGCCGGCCACGGCTGGAAATTTTGGTTTGACGGGATATTTGCCTAGCGAATAGAGTAATTTAACTATAATCTGTCCACCAGCATACGCTGTATGTGTGTTTTGGCTCACCCTGAATGGTATTAATGTCCGCTGGGTTGATGGGAGCCGCCAAAATCCTCACCAGCACTTGCTTATTCTTCGGATCGGCCAGCTGCTCCTCGACCAGCTTCAAGACATCTTGTGGCTCTCCGTGTTGGGTGTACTTCAAGGACTTGGCCACCACGGACATTTGCCGGCACCAATGGGCGGCGTGACCAGGACGAAGCGTTTGACGCAACATTAtttataacaaaaaaaaatgcaattttCCTTAAAATTTCAGAACAGTGCTGGATAATTCTTGCTTGGAACGATACGGCGCCTGTTGCACACTAGAATTGTGTTTTGGCGCTTGTGAGCTCTTTCAAAATCAATCCGCCCCAACTTCTGGAATTCGCTAGGACTGCATGCACGCAACTTCCGACGTGTActtcctgctgctgccctTCACTGCAGGTGCTTAATTCACAAATGGGAAGCCACATAGGAAGCCGTCAAATTAGCATTGAAGTGTATTCCAGCGAACCTGCCATATGTTACGCTCGCTCTAAAATACGAGTAGCTAGATAATTCCCCCTACTAATGACACGAACGCGAAAACGTCTTAACTTTTTAGCCTGCTGCCATAATTTCCATAATAATTTCATTGCGTTTGCCATTGAGATATACTAATCAATAACTCTCCATGCAATGGAGTCCAAGCCCCACTCCCCAGGTGGAGGCCTCCGCACTACCCACACTGTGGTCATAATTATACACGTCGCCTGTCGTCGGCgtcgttgtttttgtttgtagTGAAAGACGTTGCCGGGGCTCTCATAAAGCCGTCAAACATGGCAGGACACGGGGACCTCTCTGCACGGAAGCGAAAAATCCAATAAACTAAATGTATGTGTGAATACTTTTTGAGGCTTGCGTGCCGTCGTCGCCGTCTTGGCTAAGTTTAGTTTAGATTCGACCCTTGCGCCTGGCAGTAGCCTTTAAACAATGTCCAATTTCAGTCcgaagcagcaccagcagctgAGTCCCCGTGCCAATGTCTTTATTTTGGTCAACCTTGGCTGCGAGATGCTCTATGTGATTGATCAGCGGCTGAAGGCGCAACAAATCGCCAAGGACAAGTCGGTACAAGGTGAGTGGGTGGCCCTCCTTCAGTGCGTTTGATCCAAGCCTAAGTAACCGCTTCTGGCAGTTATCCACGATGTGACAGCAGTACTGCTGGATCCCAAGTTCATCGACTCCCTGCTGAACGGCTCCAAGCACAACAATGCCCAGCTCCTGACAGTCGAGCACTGCAAATTCATGCTGAACGATATAGCCACCTGCTCCGTGATGCGCATCGATGAGCAGTCCATGGGCAAACTGTGGAACCTGATGACCATGCTATACAAATGGCAGCTGTTCGTTTCCCGGCACCAACACCATTTGCTCGAGATAACCTTCCGACACCTGGAGGCCGTCAACAAGATGTATCCGGACACCAAGCGCCACATGCTGATTGACTTTACCAAGAACACTCTGCTGGACTTTTGGAACGCCAGTGGGGAGGAGGCGCAGCTGTCCATTTACAATACCAACAAGGCCTGGTTGGAGTGCTTCAATACGAAAATATCGCTGCTGATTCGGCTAGGTTTCCAGGCCATGGACGGCAGCTTTTTCAAGGACGTGGATCAGGAGTACTTTGGCGACTATGTCCAGACCATTGGTGACAACATGTACGTGAAGAGTGAGGAGGCGCATCAGCAGAGCGCGCGAGAGCCCAACAGCATGGACCAACTGGCTGCccagctgaacatcagtccaCTGCCTGCAGGCGAGGACCTGCAGCCGATAAATGCCCGCCAGTTCCAGGAGCAGTTTGAGCAGGCGTTTGGCAATGTTCTGTTCGATGAGGGCCATTCCTCCACCTCAACAGGTTGCGAGTTTGTGCAGCTCCAGACAGCTGCTAGGGCAAACACGGAAGCCCCCCACAGCAGGAGGGAGTCCATACTCAATCAGAATCTCATCGACTTGTACAGCAAGATGGCTTAGAAATTAAGGAGATATTtacaattaaaaaatattgtaTTTCTCATTTAGTGGGTGTTTTGtaaaataattataaaaaCATGTGTCGGTTTTATGGATTCTGTTTTGTATCTCTTTTAGCATGCTTCGAATATATGTTTTCTTCGAAGATATTCAAAGACGTGGACAAAATAAATCATCATTTGAAATTTTGAGCTTGCGACAACTGTGAAATGTGTGGTGTCTGGTCTGGTGTGCTgtttgttgtgtgttgtgGTGCAAATTAAAATATAACCAAGGATATCGGTCGAAATGTACAATTACAAATTACAATAAAAGTTAAGTGTGCTCCTGGTGGTTGCTGGCGTTGCCTTTGCCCTAGAGTCTAGACTTATGGCAACAAAATATATAGTAATTAATTActtgtttgcttttgtttttaatACGCTTCTTTCAATCAATCAGCTCCGAAAGAGTTCGTCCGTATGTGGGGGATGCGGAAGG
It encodes the following:
- the LOC108159140 gene encoding enoyl-[acyl-carrier-protein] reductase, mitochondrial; this encodes MLRQTLRPGHAAHWCRQMSVVAKSLKYTQHGEPQDVLKLVEEQLADPKNKQVLVRILAAPINPADINTIQGKYPVKPKFPAVAGNEFVGEVICVGENVKGLQSGEHVIPLATGLGTWTTYGLYNQDQLMTVPKKVGLAEAATVTVNPCTAYRMLKDFVKLSPGDTVIQNGANSAVGQAVHQLCRAWGINSIGIVRDRPEICELKQLLECLGATAVLTEAEVRTSDIFKTGKVKRPKLAFNCVGGKSATEVSRHLDDRGVMVTYGGMSREPVTVATGPLIFKDIAFRGFWMTRWSKENYDTPERKQMFKELFELMEQGKFVAPTHEMVPLEKFKDAAAAALNFKGFTGKKFILNMSE
- the LOC108160619 gene encoding probable enoyl-CoA hydratase, mitochondrial; amino-acid sequence: MANFAKIFASRAQNVLQTAGRQPQVAARFSRSVSSGSNWEFIKTDVTGEKKNVAVITLNRPKALNALCNGLMKEISTALQQFSKDKSIAAIVLTGSEKAFAAGADIKEMVGNTYSQCIQGNFLNDWVEVARTQKPIIAAVNGYALGGGCELAMMCDIIYAGDKAKFGQPEIALGTIPGAGGTQRLTRVVGKSKAMEMCLTGNMISAQEAEKLGLASKVVPADQLLAEAIKLAEKIGTHSSLIVQLCKESVNTAYETTLQEGLKFERRTFHATFSTADRKEGMTAFAEKRPANFTNE
- the LOC108159136 gene encoding rac GTPase-activating protein 1, with translation MTLSILASFDDLRRCIEVLTDGTAEEEFLRFLRMFEQYHEKCAGYAAETARIQNELDKSLTKMGDLEGKLFHARRIIDMEIKARRKAEHERDAMESKIMAVADLLRHERNLNNETRDKLAFLHTLPSSRKRMSLNAVREDKSYGDINSTGSMLSDMSITHSEDDFLDVRTSKSWHEHRPSLPKNPIPSVGNKRSRTSTGLNGSMSAHTPTTSKMRRSGAGIGVEQHTVNVSQGAERFCATTKVTIPQDGQGVIRAESTIESFPVDGAPERIADGLVSTPRRSAFKEATAPPLTPLNAMAPHVLAESGTPGQHRPLMRNHTFSQKTFLRGDNCVQCQKRIRFGAVGLRCRDCPVRCHIDCRYLLTVSCVPQPGTPTTKTMTGYLSDFAPSIAPMIPALIVHCVNEIEARGLTEVGLYRVSSSEREYKALKEQFLRGKSTPHLGKTDIYVLCCCVKDFLRSLVEPLIPTGQWKDFANAVQNPDTSTSQEMLYKSVKQMPQANRDTLAFLILHFQRIAQCPVVLMPIDNISLIFGPTIVGYSSADPDQHAIYTEVFTQKQVMKALLELPVAFWEQYVVIDSPRAPEAVVKRVPSSNKDLFSIYATPFKGTIKKRKFYGTPPVSAHKK
- the LOC108159139 gene encoding nedd8-activating enzyme E1 catalytic subunit; amino-acid sequence: MSVPSPNPGLSLHSKRWNGLRHILEREGPFCKDDFTASPDNLDFLQTKSKVLIIGAGGLGCELLKDLALMGFGNLHVIDMDTIELSNLNRQFLFRRTDIGSSKAECAARFINGRVPTCRVTPHFKKIQDFDDSFYQQFHLIVCGLDSIVARRWINGMLLSMLRYEDDGTIDVSSIVPMIDGGTEGFKGNARVILPGFTACIECTLDLFPPQVNYPLCTIANTPRLPEHCVEYVKLIQWDKENPFSVPLDGDDPQHIGWIYERAVERANEFNITGITYRLVQGVIKHIIPAVASTNAVIAAACAMEVFKLATSCYDSMSNYLNFNDLDGIYTYTYEPEKSESCLACSNKPQLLPIEDPNTTTLDDVIKSLCDSPRFQLKSPALTTVMKDGKQRTLYMSTVKSIEEATRKNLTQSLGELGLQDGQQLTVTDPTSPSAMTLQLKYQANEVEMN
- the LOC117188404 gene encoding sortilin-related receptor gives rise to the protein MTTAHQNRSVFLLLLLRVVFSGAHNTTTTCKHRCGSGDCIQLDQLCDGRAHCLDASDETVEMCGKVWCPGYSFRCSYGACVASTVVCDGQHDCVDASDEERWLCRAQMQQANCDNWEMYCQSGQCVPYSKLCDGKKDCLDGDDELDTLCEGVAIASSTINQTTTTENDLVLIKSTISMGELPPRQEDDKCVVPQIVNLIIKYSNSAVLHAGTKVPNDTRIHYDCPADHLLKGDYENICNAPQWLHQFPYCETPTAFVSSLFITIFAFLIVVLLVLIYKVRRDDRYRPREEQIWLVDTPANPPRPSDVAKV
- the LOC108159141 gene encoding protein OSCP1 isoform X2; the encoded protein is MLYVIDQRLKAQQIAKDKSVQVIHDVTAVLLDPKFIDSLLNGSKHNNAQLLTVEHCKFMLNDIATCSVMRIDEQSMGKLWNLMTMLYKWQLFVSRHQHHLLEITFRHLEAVNKMYPDTKRHMLIDFTKNTLLDFWNASGEEAQLSIYNTNKAWLECFNTKISLLIRLGFQAMDGSFFKDVDQEYFGDYVQTIGDNMYVKSEEAHQQSAREPNSMDQLAAQLNISPLPAGEDLQPINARQFQEQFEQAFGNVLFDEGHSSTSTGCEFVQLQTAARANTEAPHSRRESILNQNLIDLYSKMA
- the LOC108159141 gene encoding protein OSCP1 isoform X1, whose protein sequence is MSNFSPKQHQQLSPRANVFILVNLGCEMLYVIDQRLKAQQIAKDKSVQVIHDVTAVLLDPKFIDSLLNGSKHNNAQLLTVEHCKFMLNDIATCSVMRIDEQSMGKLWNLMTMLYKWQLFVSRHQHHLLEITFRHLEAVNKMYPDTKRHMLIDFTKNTLLDFWNASGEEAQLSIYNTNKAWLECFNTKISLLIRLGFQAMDGSFFKDVDQEYFGDYVQTIGDNMYVKSEEAHQQSAREPNSMDQLAAQLNISPLPAGEDLQPINARQFQEQFEQAFGNVLFDEGHSSTSTGCEFVQLQTAARANTEAPHSRRESILNQNLIDLYSKMA